In Pleomorphomonas sp. T1.2MG-36, one genomic interval encodes:
- a CDS encoding efflux RND transporter permease subunit, whose protein sequence is MSGRSHALTALFVRRPVLALVVNALVIVAGLAAYRDVEVRELPDVDRPVVTVTVGYDGAAPETIDTDVTARVESAVARVAGVTSISGRSSFGRSRVTIEFSENTDLNVAANDTRDVVSRIRNQLPDGINEPQIVKADADGDAIIRLAVTSDRVSLEELTSLVNDKIADALAAVDGVADVQVFGDQEPVFRVDIDQTALAARGLTVADLTQTLSTVSMDSPAGALANRDLSMVVRADARVTDAAGMARLMINGTTRLGDVATVSLAPDTGTSQLKINGKAGIGMGIVRAARSNSIQISSDVARVVANLKPTLPDGVELAITSDEARFINGALHEVILALGLGVVIVVAVIYLFLANWRATLIPAITIPVSLIGTLAAMWLVGFSINIVTLLALVLATGLVVDDAIVVLENIVRRRHMGMQPRAAAVLGTEEVFFAVLATTATLAAVFVPISFLPGTAGSLFREFGFVLAIAVTISGITALTFAPMLAATILPAEDKQRRAIMPRLLGSIGRPLAAVYGRVLHAALAAPLVVVALSVGFAAVAWGVFQSLPSELTPREDRGSVMLMVTAPPGISIDNMGRQMDKVAAVVQPYLDSGEATASFAIAGRGDANSGFMMLTLAPWEERSRSQAAIAAEINGKLAAIPSIQARALSSNSLGIRGGGQGLRLSLVGPDFEGLAKVGDAFIKALETRPEVRNATLDYQPTQPQLSVRIDRDRAQDLGISVTGLAQALQAVLDGREVADVSIGDRIIPVKLVSSATPIDDPTDLGNVFLRTGDGRMVPMSAIATLVEGSTAPGLSRDGQQRAVPISIEPAPGVALRQAMAVADDVAASVLPAGYGIKQTGEAAALAQTSAGLATTFGFALIVVLLVLAAQFESFVAALIIITTVPFGLAAAVFAIRFTGGTLNIYSQIGLVMVVGIMAKNGILIVEFANQLRDEGRSVREAIEAAARIRLRPVVMTMIATIVGAVPLVLAFGAGAEARVALGWVLVGGLGFATVFTLFLTPVAYLMLAGLAKPRGHIERLLSGELSDAEKLGLTEDEMVGPEKPKLAAE, encoded by the coding sequence ATGAGCGGCCGCAGCCATGCCCTCACCGCGCTGTTCGTTCGCCGGCCGGTATTGGCGCTGGTGGTCAACGCCCTGGTGATCGTGGCGGGCCTTGCCGCCTACCGCGACGTGGAAGTGCGCGAGCTGCCCGACGTCGACCGCCCCGTGGTGACGGTGACCGTCGGCTATGACGGCGCCGCACCGGAGACCATCGACACCGACGTGACCGCCCGCGTCGAGTCGGCAGTGGCGCGGGTTGCCGGCGTCACCTCGATATCCGGCCGGTCGAGCTTCGGCCGATCGCGCGTCACCATCGAGTTCTCGGAAAACACCGACCTCAACGTCGCCGCCAACGACACGCGCGACGTGGTGAGCCGCATCCGAAATCAGTTGCCGGACGGCATCAACGAGCCGCAGATCGTCAAGGCCGACGCCGATGGCGATGCCATCATCCGGCTCGCCGTCACGTCCGACCGCGTATCGCTCGAGGAGTTGACCAGCCTCGTCAACGACAAGATCGCCGACGCGCTTGCCGCCGTCGACGGTGTCGCCGACGTCCAGGTGTTCGGCGACCAGGAGCCGGTATTCCGCGTCGACATTGACCAGACGGCGCTGGCGGCGCGCGGCCTCACCGTCGCCGATCTCACTCAGACGCTGTCCACGGTATCGATGGACAGCCCGGCCGGCGCACTGGCCAACCGCGACCTCAGCATGGTGGTGCGCGCCGACGCACGCGTCACCGATGCCGCCGGCATGGCCCGCCTCATGATCAACGGCACCACGCGCCTCGGTGACGTGGCGACCGTGTCGCTGGCACCCGACACCGGCACCTCGCAGCTCAAGATCAACGGCAAGGCCGGCATCGGCATGGGCATCGTCCGCGCCGCCCGGTCCAACTCCATCCAGATTTCCAGCGATGTCGCCCGTGTGGTCGCCAACCTGAAGCCGACGCTGCCGGACGGGGTCGAACTCGCCATCACCTCCGATGAGGCGCGCTTCATCAACGGCGCCCTGCACGAGGTGATCCTGGCCCTCGGGCTCGGTGTCGTCATCGTGGTCGCCGTCATCTACCTGTTTCTCGCCAACTGGCGGGCGACGCTGATCCCGGCCATCACCATTCCGGTGTCGCTCATCGGAACGCTGGCCGCGATGTGGCTGGTCGGCTTCTCGATCAACATCGTGACGCTTCTGGCCCTGGTGCTCGCCACGGGCCTTGTGGTCGACGATGCCATCGTCGTCCTGGAGAACATCGTCCGTCGGCGCCACATGGGCATGCAGCCACGCGCCGCGGCGGTGCTCGGCACCGAGGAAGTGTTCTTCGCCGTGCTCGCCACGACGGCAACCCTCGCCGCCGTGTTCGTGCCGATTTCCTTCCTGCCGGGAACCGCCGGCAGCCTGTTTCGCGAGTTCGGCTTCGTGCTGGCCATCGCGGTCACCATTTCAGGCATCACGGCGCTGACGTTCGCACCGATGCTGGCCGCGACCATCCTGCCGGCGGAAGACAAACAGAGGCGGGCGATCATGCCGCGTCTGCTCGGCTCGATCGGCCGGCCGCTCGCCGCGGTCTACGGCCGGGTGCTCCATGCGGCGCTGGCCGCCCCTCTCGTGGTGGTCGCCCTGTCGGTCGGCTTCGCCGCCGTTGCCTGGGGCGTCTTCCAGAGCCTGCCGAGCGAGCTGACGCCGCGTGAGGACCGGGGTTCGGTGATGCTGATGGTCACCGCCCCGCCCGGGATCTCCATCGACAACATGGGACGGCAGATGGACAAGGTTGCCGCCGTCGTCCAGCCCTATCTCGACAGCGGGGAGGCCACCGCCAGCTTCGCTATCGCCGGGCGCGGCGACGCCAACTCCGGCTTCATGATGCTGACGCTCGCCCCATGGGAAGAGCGGTCGCGCAGCCAAGCGGCGATCGCCGCCGAAATCAACGGCAAGCTTGCCGCCATCCCGTCCATCCAGGCGCGAGCCTTGAGCTCCAACTCGCTCGGCATTCGCGGCGGCGGCCAGGGCTTGCGCCTCTCTCTCGTCGGTCCCGATTTCGAGGGCCTTGCCAAGGTCGGCGACGCGTTCATCAAGGCGCTGGAGACGCGGCCGGAGGTCCGGAATGCCACCCTCGACTACCAGCCGACGCAGCCGCAGCTGTCCGTCCGCATCGACCGCGATCGGGCGCAGGATCTCGGTATTTCCGTCACCGGCCTCGCCCAGGCCTTGCAAGCCGTTCTGGACGGCCGCGAGGTGGCCGACGTTTCGATCGGCGACCGGATCATTCCGGTCAAACTGGTGTCGTCCGCCACGCCGATCGACGACCCGACCGACCTCGGCAACGTCTTCCTCCGGACCGGCGATGGGCGGATGGTGCCGATGAGCGCCATCGCCACGCTGGTCGAGGGCTCCACGGCGCCCGGCCTGTCGCGCGACGGCCAGCAAAGGGCGGTGCCCATCTCCATCGAACCGGCTCCCGGCGTGGCCCTGAGGCAGGCGATGGCGGTGGCCGATGACGTCGCGGCCTCGGTCCTGCCAGCCGGCTACGGCATCAAGCAGACCGGTGAGGCGGCGGCGCTCGCCCAGACGTCGGCCGGGCTTGCCACCACCTTCGGCTTCGCGCTGATCGTCGTGCTGCTGGTGCTCGCGGCCCAGTTCGAAAGCTTCGTGGCGGCCTTGATCATCATCACAACCGTTCCCTTCGGCCTCGCCGCCGCCGTATTCGCCATCCGCTTCACCGGTGGCACGCTCAACATCTACAGCCAGATCGGCCTCGTCATGGTGGTCGGCATCATGGCCAAGAACGGCATTCTGATCGTCGAATTCGCCAATCAATTGCGCGACGAAGGTCGTAGCGTCCGCGAAGCGATCGAAGCGGCGGCCCGCATCCGGCTGAGACCCGTGGTGATGACCATGATCGCCACCATCGTGGGAGCGGTGCCGCTGGTTCTCGCTTTCGGCGCCGGAGCCGAGGCGCGCGTCGCCCTTGGCTGGGTGCTGGTGGGCGGCCTTGGCTTTGCGACCGTGTTCACGCTGTTCCTGACGCCGGTCGCCTACCTGATGCTGGCGGGCCTTGCCAAACCGCGCGGCCACATCGAGCGCCTGCTGTCGGGCGAGCTCAGCGACGCCGAAAAGCTCGGCCTCACCGAGGACGAGATGGTTGGTCCGGAAAAGCCGAAGCTCGCCGCGGAGTGA